Proteins co-encoded in one Stenotrophomonas maltophilia genomic window:
- a CDS encoding class I SAM-dependent methyltransferase, translating into MTTSDSTERFSSRVADYVRYRPDYPSALLEWLHGPMGVGHQVQVADIGAGTGISSRLFLATGHPVVAVEPNAAMRAAAEQWLGPQYPQFRAADGRAEATGLDDASIDLVSVAQAFHWFDTVAVRAEWQRILRPGGQALIYWNSRLLDASPFLVGYEQLLLDFGTDYSAVAERYQDDAMMRAWFGTGLRGMVQLPNVQYLDLDALRGRLLSSSYAPQAGHPRHAPMIAALQDLFAAHAVDGQVAFEYQTRAFLGTLD; encoded by the coding sequence ATGACGACCTCCGACAGCACTGAACGCTTCAGCAGCCGCGTCGCCGACTACGTCCGTTACCGGCCTGACTACCCATCCGCCCTGCTGGAGTGGCTGCATGGCCCGATGGGCGTCGGCCATCAGGTCCAGGTCGCCGACATCGGCGCCGGCACTGGCATCTCCAGCCGCTTGTTCCTGGCCACCGGCCATCCCGTTGTTGCCGTTGAACCCAATGCGGCCATGCGCGCCGCCGCCGAGCAATGGCTGGGCCCGCAGTACCCGCAGTTCCGGGCCGCCGATGGCCGCGCCGAAGCCACTGGCCTGGATGATGCCAGCATCGATCTGGTCAGCGTCGCCCAAGCCTTCCACTGGTTCGACACCGTGGCCGTGCGCGCCGAGTGGCAGCGCATCCTGCGTCCTGGTGGCCAGGCGCTGATCTACTGGAATTCGCGCCTGCTCGATGCCAGCCCCTTCCTGGTGGGCTACGAGCAGCTGCTGCTTGATTTCGGTACCGACTACAGCGCGGTGGCCGAGCGCTACCAGGATGACGCCATGATGCGGGCATGGTTCGGGACGGGGCTGCGCGGCATGGTGCAGCTGCCGAACGTGCAGTACCTGGATCTGGACGCCCTGCGCGGGCGGCTGCTGTCCTCGTCCTACGCACCGCAGGCCGGTCATCCGCGGCACGCGCCGATGATCGCCGCGCTGCAGGACCTGTTCGCCGCCCACGCGGTCGACGGCCAGGTCGCCTTTGAATATCAAACCCGAGCCTTCCTCGGCACGCTGGACTGA
- a CDS encoding quinone-dependent dihydroorotate dehydrogenase: MYSLARPFLFSLDAERAHGLGLSALDLAWRTGTTPLLAARIAPMPSTVFGLNFPNPVGLAAGLDKNGEHIDALFALGFGFVEIGTITPRPQAGNPQPRLFRLPEHNAIINRMGFNNAGVDVLVRNVERARNRRGLLGINIGKNKDTANEQAADDYIACMDKVYPLADYITVNISSPNTAGLRELQEETALRQLVSQLRDRQETLAAQHGRRVPMLVKVAPDLSERDIDAAARVLGELQVDGVIATNTTIDHSKVAGDPLANEAGGLSGAPVLEQSTLVLRRLRARLPESVPLVGVGGILSGADAVAKMAAGAALVQCYSGLIFRGPALVSECVEAIRRRREAPSRGAVAPL; encoded by the coding sequence ATGTATTCGCTTGCCCGCCCCTTCCTGTTCTCGCTCGACGCCGAGCGCGCCCACGGCCTCGGCCTGTCCGCACTGGACCTGGCCTGGCGCACCGGCACCACGCCGCTGCTGGCCGCCCGCATCGCGCCGATGCCGAGCACCGTGTTCGGGCTGAACTTCCCCAACCCGGTCGGCCTGGCCGCGGGGCTGGACAAGAACGGCGAGCACATCGATGCCCTGTTCGCGCTGGGCTTCGGCTTCGTCGAGATCGGCACCATCACCCCGCGCCCGCAGGCCGGCAACCCGCAGCCGCGCCTGTTCCGCCTGCCGGAACACAACGCCATCATCAACCGCATGGGCTTCAACAATGCCGGCGTGGACGTGCTGGTGCGCAATGTCGAACGCGCGCGCAACCGCCGTGGCCTGCTCGGCATCAACATCGGCAAGAACAAGGACACCGCCAACGAACAGGCGGCCGATGACTACATCGCCTGCATGGACAAGGTGTACCCGCTGGCCGACTACATCACCGTCAACATTTCCTCGCCCAACACCGCCGGCCTGCGCGAACTGCAGGAAGAGACCGCGCTGCGCCAGCTGGTCAGCCAGCTGCGTGACCGCCAGGAAACCCTCGCCGCGCAACACGGTCGTCGCGTGCCGATGCTGGTGAAGGTGGCACCGGACCTGAGCGAGCGCGACATCGATGCCGCCGCGCGTGTGCTGGGCGAACTTCAGGTGGACGGCGTGATCGCCACCAATACCACCATCGACCACAGCAAGGTGGCCGGCGATCCGCTGGCCAACGAAGCCGGCGGCCTGTCCGGCGCACCGGTGCTGGAACAGTCCACGCTGGTGCTGCGCCGGTTGCGCGCGCGCCTGCCCGAATCGGTGCCGCTGGTCGGTGTCGGCGGCATCCTGTCCGGTGCTGACGCGGTGGCCAAGATGGCTGCCGGTGCCGCACTGGTGCAGTGCTACAGCGGACTGATCTTCCGTGGCCCGGCGCTGGTTTCCGAATGCGTGGAGGCGATCCGTCGCCGCCGCGAAGCGCCGAGCCGTGGCGCGGTGGCACCGCTGTGA
- the murB gene encoding UDP-N-acetylmuramate dehydrogenase — translation MDTTDAAAPLRWTLTRNAPLQALNTFHVRASAAQLLELHDPALLPEVLALPEVAEGPLLVLGSGSNVLIAEDLPGTVLVFGNRDISFLEHRADHAVIRAGAGVPWHGLVMWSLQEGLSGLENLALIPGTAGAAPIQNIGAYGVQVGEFIQAVEAWDCQQQAWVRLDNEQCGFAYRDSVFKQQMDRYLITAIELKLPLLHDLRMDYAGIREELHAQGVELPGAVDVANAVIAIRRRKLPDPDVLGNAGSFFKNPVLPLEQVDVLLQHFPELPVFPAEQEDKRKVSAAWMIESCGWKGFREGDAGVAPSHALVLVNHGNATGAELLALARRISASVLEKFGVPIEPEPRLLGAQW, via the coding sequence ATGGACACCACCGACGCCGCCGCACCACTGCGCTGGACGCTCACCCGCAATGCGCCGCTGCAGGCGCTGAACACCTTCCATGTGCGGGCCAGCGCGGCACAGCTGCTGGAACTGCACGACCCGGCGCTGTTGCCGGAGGTACTGGCGCTGCCCGAAGTGGCTGAGGGCCCGTTGCTGGTACTGGGCAGCGGTAGCAATGTGCTGATCGCCGAGGACCTGCCCGGCACCGTGCTGGTGTTCGGCAACCGCGACATCAGCTTCCTCGAACACCGCGCCGACCATGCGGTGATCCGCGCCGGCGCCGGTGTACCGTGGCATGGTCTGGTGATGTGGTCGCTGCAGGAAGGCCTGTCCGGGCTGGAAAATCTGGCACTGATTCCCGGCACCGCCGGTGCCGCGCCCATCCAGAACATCGGCGCCTATGGCGTGCAGGTCGGCGAGTTCATCCAGGCCGTCGAAGCCTGGGACTGCCAGCAGCAGGCCTGGGTCCGCCTGGACAACGAGCAGTGCGGCTTCGCTTACCGCGACAGCGTGTTCAAGCAGCAGATGGACCGTTACCTGATCACCGCCATCGAGCTGAAGCTGCCGCTGCTGCACGACCTGCGCATGGACTACGCCGGGATCCGCGAGGAGCTGCACGCTCAGGGCGTGGAACTACCGGGCGCGGTGGACGTGGCCAATGCAGTGATCGCCATCCGCCGCCGCAAGCTGCCCGACCCGGATGTGCTGGGCAATGCCGGCAGTTTCTTCAAGAACCCGGTGCTGCCGCTGGAGCAGGTCGACGTGTTGCTGCAGCACTTTCCCGAGCTGCCGGTGTTTCCGGCCGAGCAGGAGGACAAGCGCAAGGTCTCGGCGGCCTGGATGATCGAGTCCTGCGGATGGAAGGGCTTCCGCGAAGGCGATGCGGGCGTGGCGCCGAGCCATGCGCTGGTGCTGGTCAACCACGGCAACGCTACCGGCGCCGAACTGCTGGCACTGGCGCGCCGCATCTCGGCCTCAGTGCTGGAGAAATTCGGCGTACCGATCGAACCGGAGCCCCGCCTGCTCGGCGCACAGTGGTGA
- a CDS encoding DMT family transporter, whose protein sequence is MRAALLMLGSTMAFGLMAVAIRYATRYVPTQEVAFFRNAFGLLALLPMLLRPGRAPLKTQQLPRYFVRSAIGLASMLCAFWALGHLPLAQAVSLSYSTPLFVTIAAVLWLGETVRVRRWAAVVVGFIGVLVIVRPGTAGFTAGSLVAVCAAVLSSLVAIQIKQLTRIDSADTVVLYTYVFWVPLSLVPALFVWVWPTGMAWLWLLATGVLGTLGQLLWTRALRLGEVSALTPISFLQLPLVTLCGWLLFNETVDRWTILGAGIILAANAYIAHREAVLSRRAASAAASAAAKPAE, encoded by the coding sequence ATGCGGGCGGCGCTGCTGATGCTCGGCAGCACGATGGCCTTTGGCCTGATGGCGGTCGCCATCCGCTACGCCACGCGCTACGTGCCGACCCAGGAAGTGGCGTTCTTCCGCAACGCCTTCGGCCTGCTTGCACTGCTGCCGATGCTGCTGCGGCCGGGCCGCGCGCCATTGAAGACCCAGCAGCTGCCCCGCTATTTCGTGCGCAGTGCGATCGGGCTGGCGTCGATGCTGTGTGCGTTCTGGGCGCTGGGACACCTGCCGTTGGCCCAGGCGGTCTCGCTCTCATACTCCACGCCGCTGTTCGTCACCATTGCCGCGGTACTTTGGCTGGGCGAAACCGTGCGCGTACGCCGCTGGGCGGCGGTGGTGGTCGGCTTCATCGGCGTGCTGGTGATCGTGCGCCCTGGCACCGCCGGCTTCACCGCTGGCAGCCTGGTCGCGGTCTGCGCGGCCGTGCTCAGCTCGCTGGTGGCAATCCAGATCAAGCAGCTGACCCGCATCGACAGTGCCGACACCGTGGTGCTCTACACCTATGTGTTCTGGGTGCCGCTGTCGCTGGTCCCGGCGCTGTTCGTCTGGGTCTGGCCCACCGGCATGGCCTGGTTGTGGCTGCTGGCCACCGGCGTGCTTGGCACCCTGGGCCAGCTGTTGTGGACGCGCGCACTGCGCCTGGGCGAGGTGTCAGCGCTGACCCCGATCAGCTTCCTGCAGCTTCCGCTGGTGACCCTGTGTGGCTGGCTGCTGTTCAATGAAACCGTCGATCGCTGGACGATCCTCGGTGCCGGCATCATCCTCGCCGCCAATGCCTATATCGCCCATCGCGAAGCCGTGCTGTCGCGGCGTGCGGCCAGCGCTGCCGCCTCAGCCGCAGCCAAACCGGCCGAGTAG
- a CDS encoding aminoglycoside phosphotransferase family protein codes for MSFASAQHLGEVLQQSYGITATAVVPRAVGADAGASVYRVDARHGQWWLKCRTYQVDPTVWDSLHWLRGTSGIDEIVAPWPALTGGASVQRWGLQFTLFPYIEGQSGFEAPLSRAQWNRLGQVLRRLHEVQLPAELQGALPRVQLEPAALETVGRWLAEGGLPAAQDGLSRAFVSIWQQQHARIAALHAHALQLYGALQGVAVDLHLCHTDLHAGNLLMGNDGGLHLIDWDGLSLAPRERDLMFVGAAVGGRWGRENPAGFGEGYGSDLGDPRWIAWYRHWRILQDLIEFQQVLLAPGALDRSPQLRRQSLHFLSEQFAPGNVFDAAERAYRAL; via the coding sequence ATGTCATTCGCGTCGGCGCAGCATCTCGGCGAAGTTCTACAACAGTCCTACGGCATTACGGCGACCGCGGTGGTGCCACGCGCAGTGGGCGCCGACGCGGGCGCCAGCGTGTACCGCGTCGATGCGCGGCATGGCCAGTGGTGGCTGAAATGCCGTACCTACCAGGTCGATCCCACGGTGTGGGACAGCCTGCATTGGTTGCGCGGCACCTCCGGCATCGACGAGATCGTGGCGCCCTGGCCGGCACTCACCGGCGGCGCATCGGTTCAGCGCTGGGGCCTGCAGTTCACCCTGTTTCCCTATATCGAAGGTCAGTCCGGTTTCGAGGCCCCCTTGAGCCGCGCCCAGTGGAACCGGTTGGGCCAGGTGCTGCGGCGTCTGCACGAGGTGCAGCTGCCTGCGGAACTGCAGGGCGCATTGCCGCGGGTGCAGCTGGAGCCCGCAGCGCTGGAAACGGTGGGCCGCTGGCTGGCGGAGGGCGGCCTGCCGGCTGCTCAGGACGGGCTCAGTCGTGCGTTCGTCTCCATATGGCAGCAGCAACACGCGCGCATCGCCGCGCTGCACGCACACGCGTTGCAGCTGTACGGCGCACTGCAGGGCGTTGCGGTGGACCTGCACCTGTGCCACACCGACCTGCACGCCGGCAACCTGCTGATGGGCAACGATGGCGGCCTGCACCTGATCGACTGGGACGGCCTGTCACTGGCACCGCGCGAACGTGACCTGATGTTTGTCGGTGCCGCCGTTGGCGGGCGTTGGGGCCGTGAGAACCCGGCGGGTTTCGGCGAAGGTTATGGCAGCGACCTGGGCGATCCTCGCTGGATCGCCTGGTATCGTCACTGGCGCATCCTGCAGGACCTGATTGAATTCCAGCAGGTGCTGCTGGCGCCAGGCGCGCTGGATCGTTCGCCCCAGCTGCGTCGGCAGTCGCTGCATTTCCTCAGCGAGCAGTTCGCTCCGGGCAACGTGTTTGATGCCGCCGAGCGCGCGTATCGCGCGCTGTAG
- a CDS encoding DUF418 domain-containing protein: protein MSGVDRRMHGLDLARYLALAGMVLVNFRLAMAVPAEGDGWLAGFFHLLEGKASATFVTLAGLGLVLATQRERWGPATLQTWRRAMVLLVLGLLNLTLFPADILHYYAAYFVLAVLWLHASAKVLLASIVGLAACSFWALLRWDYSEGWNWQTLEYAGLWQWPGAVRNLLFNGFHPVLPWLCFFLLGMLLARLPLSVPRVQRAVLMLGLLLIVAGHGVQHLAQATPWQVWLGTQPMPPGPAYLLTGAGAACSLIATCLLLTRRCPGDWMEPFTAAGRMTLTLYAGHILLGMGTLESLGLLDGSASLGAVLLWALLFLMLATGAAWLWSWRFARGPLEALMRRVAGQPSARPGTTL from the coding sequence GTGAGTGGCGTCGACCGGCGCATGCATGGCCTGGATCTGGCGCGCTATCTGGCTCTGGCCGGCATGGTGCTGGTCAACTTCCGGCTGGCCATGGCCGTTCCTGCGGAAGGTGACGGTTGGCTGGCCGGTTTCTTCCACCTGCTGGAGGGCAAGGCCTCGGCGACCTTCGTCACGCTGGCAGGGCTGGGCCTGGTGCTGGCCACGCAGCGCGAGCGATGGGGGCCGGCAACGCTGCAGACCTGGCGGCGCGCGATGGTCCTGCTGGTGTTGGGCCTGCTCAACCTGACCCTGTTTCCGGCCGACATCCTGCACTATTACGCGGCGTACTTCGTGCTTGCAGTGCTGTGGCTGCACGCGTCGGCGAAGGTGTTGCTGGCCAGCATCGTCGGCCTGGCGGCGTGCTCGTTCTGGGCGCTGCTGCGCTGGGATTACAGTGAAGGCTGGAATTGGCAGACACTGGAGTACGCGGGCCTCTGGCAATGGCCTGGCGCGGTGCGCAACCTGCTGTTCAACGGTTTCCATCCAGTGCTGCCGTGGCTGTGCTTCTTCCTGCTGGGGATGCTGTTGGCGCGCCTGCCGCTGTCGGTACCCCGGGTGCAGCGGGCAGTGCTGATGCTGGGGCTTTTGCTGATCGTTGCCGGCCACGGTGTGCAGCATCTGGCGCAGGCAACGCCCTGGCAGGTGTGGCTGGGAACGCAGCCGATGCCACCCGGTCCGGCCTACCTGCTGACCGGCGCTGGTGCGGCGTGTTCGCTGATCGCCACCTGCCTGCTGCTCACGCGTCGATGCCCGGGTGACTGGATGGAACCGTTCACCGCCGCAGGGCGCATGACCCTGACCCTGTATGCAGGCCACATCCTGCTGGGCATGGGCACACTGGAAAGCCTGGGCCTGCTGGACGGCAGCGCTTCGTTGGGGGCGGTGCTGTTGTGGGCGCTGCTGTTCCTGATGCTGGCGACGGGCGCAGCGTGGCTGTGGTCGTGGCGGTTTGCGCGTGGCCCGCTGGAAGCGTTGATGCGTCGCGTCGCGGGCCAGCCCTCAGCGCGCCCCGGCACGACGTTGTGA
- a CDS encoding TetR/AcrR family transcriptional regulator encodes MNRIDRNQQRIAQILQAALQCFLTKGFHQTSMRDIAQAAGVSLGNLYNHFPGKQAIILAVAVAESEELAPLLARLAAADGERTQVVAFLEAFHALCRQPEWATLAVEVLAECARTPEVAAAFNANRRQVQQALADALLRMAQRERRRPALTPALQAQVVLDAIESDALRQGLFQAGGTQGDALDPGPLLALLGARG; translated from the coding sequence ATGAACCGCATCGACCGCAACCAGCAACGCATCGCCCAGATCCTGCAGGCGGCCCTGCAGTGCTTTCTGACCAAGGGCTTCCACCAGACCAGCATGCGTGACATCGCGCAGGCGGCCGGGGTCAGTCTGGGCAATCTCTACAACCACTTCCCGGGCAAGCAGGCGATCATCCTTGCGGTGGCGGTGGCCGAGAGCGAAGAGCTGGCGCCGCTGCTGGCCCGGTTGGCGGCAGCCGACGGTGAGCGCACGCAGGTAGTGGCCTTCCTTGAGGCGTTCCACGCGCTGTGCCGGCAGCCGGAGTGGGCGACGCTCGCCGTCGAGGTCCTTGCCGAATGTGCGCGGACCCCGGAAGTCGCCGCCGCGTTCAACGCCAATCGACGGCAGGTGCAGCAGGCGCTGGCCGATGCACTGCTGCGCATGGCACAGCGCGAACGCCGGCGGCCTGCGCTGACACCGGCGCTGCAGGCGCAGGTGGTGCTGGATGCCATCGAGAGCGATGCACTGCGCCAGGGCCTTTTCCAGGCCGGTGGTACGCAGGGTGACGCGCTTGATCCTGGCCCGTTGCTGGCACTGCTGGGCGCACGCGGGTGA
- a CDS encoding APH(3')-II family aminoglycoside O-phosphotransferase translates to MPLPQAWRQTLAEARIERQSIGASRAEVARVHRHGQADAFLKSEVIDAFSELGDEIARLRWLQAQGQPAPTVIATIEEAGRRWLLMSALPGRDLASSPELAPQALVEVLADALRGLHALPVAACPFDQRIALRLQAAAARVQGGLVDADDFDDERLGQSPQQVFADLQATRPEHEDLVVSHGDACLPNLMAVNGRFSGFIDCGRLGVADRYQDLALAARSLVDNFEGTRWVAPLFQRYGLVADERRLAFYRLLDEFF, encoded by the coding sequence ATGCCGTTGCCGCAGGCGTGGCGGCAGACTCTGGCCGAGGCCCGCATCGAACGGCAATCGATCGGCGCTTCGCGCGCGGAGGTTGCCCGCGTGCATCGGCACGGGCAGGCCGATGCTTTCCTGAAATCGGAAGTGATCGACGCCTTCAGCGAACTTGGCGATGAGATCGCACGCCTGCGCTGGTTGCAGGCACAGGGGCAGCCCGCGCCGACGGTGATCGCCACCATCGAGGAAGCAGGGCGCCGCTGGTTGCTGATGAGCGCGTTGCCTGGGCGAGATCTGGCGTCGTCGCCGGAGCTCGCGCCGCAGGCGTTGGTTGAGGTGCTGGCCGATGCCCTGCGTGGCCTGCACGCGCTGCCGGTTGCCGCCTGTCCCTTCGACCAGCGCATTGCTTTGCGTCTGCAGGCTGCGGCAGCGCGGGTGCAGGGTGGCCTGGTCGACGCCGACGATTTCGATGACGAACGCCTCGGCCAGAGCCCGCAGCAGGTGTTCGCCGACCTTCAGGCCACCCGGCCGGAACACGAAGACCTGGTGGTGAGCCATGGCGACGCCTGCCTGCCCAATCTGATGGCGGTCAATGGTCGCTTCAGCGGGTTCATCGACTGCGGGCGGCTCGGCGTGGCGGATCGTTACCAGGACCTGGCGTTGGCCGCGCGCAGTCTGGTCGACAATTTCGAAGGCACCCGTTGGGTGGCGCCCTTGTTCCAGCGCTATGGCCTGGTTGCCGATGAGCGGCGGCTGGCGTTCTACCGGTTGCTTGATGAGTTCTTCTGA
- a CDS encoding SDR family NAD(P)-dependent oxidoreductase, which yields MKLMVIGASRGLGRAFVEGLCCPGDTVIGVSRSRPRDLQCPDGITLQWIEADLAQPSTAADHIAAQAPADLDVLIHNLGIWEEKAFSEEYAFLDESDAALTQLVDVNITATLVLLQRLLPRVLNAPRPQLVLTGSTSALPRSGRPEVAFGASKFALNGIADALREGFRDRRLAVTSLQLGYLNTDDALSVPVADAAARGQGELVPVHDVVAMVRALLQLSPSGFVRELVLPAIADPRY from the coding sequence ATGAAGTTGATGGTCATCGGCGCCAGCAGGGGCCTCGGTCGGGCGTTCGTGGAAGGCCTGTGCTGCCCCGGCGATACGGTTATCGGCGTTTCCCGCAGCCGCCCGCGCGACCTGCAATGCCCGGATGGAATCACCCTGCAATGGATCGAGGCCGACCTGGCCCAGCCCTCCACTGCCGCCGACCACATTGCCGCGCAGGCACCGGCCGATCTGGACGTGCTGATCCACAACCTGGGCATCTGGGAAGAGAAGGCTTTCAGCGAAGAGTACGCCTTCCTCGATGAAAGCGATGCGGCGCTCACGCAGCTGGTCGACGTCAACATCACCGCCACGCTGGTGCTGCTGCAGCGCCTGTTGCCGCGCGTACTGAACGCGCCGCGACCGCAGCTGGTGCTGACCGGCTCGACCTCGGCATTGCCGCGCAGCGGCCGTCCGGAAGTAGCGTTCGGCGCCTCGAAATTCGCACTCAATGGCATCGCCGACGCATTGCGCGAAGGCTTCCGTGATCGACGCCTGGCGGTGACCAGCCTGCAGCTGGGTTATCTCAATACCGACGATGCGCTGTCGGTACCGGTGGCCGACGCGGCGGCACGTGGCCAAGGTGAACTGGTGCCGGTGCACGACGTGGTGGCCATGGTGCGTGCACTGCTGCAGCTGTCGCCGTCCGGCTTCGTACGCGAACTGGTGCTGCCGGCCATCGCCGACCCTCGCTACTGA
- a CDS encoding EAL domain-containing protein has product MDALSRVAAQVLDSALPSLPLYLLQATAVIGMIGVLLIATRRAGHAIEGRRLYVGVALGLIYLFNSWFVARYTQGVVKLHLGFDILLISGLLGGWRGGLACLAGSLMARYQFSGTQFFLPASLESTLQMLAGIWLRRRLHPRMLGELSLRILLQAWGVRIVVTALGLALGVAIIGAAHLPVEELAIQRLLALPLSLLMLGAVFALVYNDAQIDAQRQREQAWLRVDPISGLPNMRALGERLQQVWRDNDGVGKACLIVAEMGNLRDLRLRYGPLQDNGLWRRDSSDDVRRLLPPLPAERVEIYQFGDAALAILIHGLSLPELRVQPQIAELASNLADRVAQDWPGFRPLFRCAVVELKPPGDADDGHLPFRAITLALSAIESGVVFFDDPIQRDSEIDALIESALDHWLQQGDAPLCYQPKHRLHDRQLVGAEALLRMRDGEGRAIAPMRVIALVRRHGRLADLEWATLRSAVRFLQHSQQDVAALTIAVNVSAESLRLPDFGLRLQELLQLHAVAGARLRLEIVEWTEIVERDVVDANIAQLLAAGVTLSLDDFGAGYSTLILLSQLAIAEVKIEQSLIATLADAKSQSIVRFIVEVAHRCGAIVVAEGTETLAQEQQLRALGVDVGQGYLYSAALPAAEFRQLAAR; this is encoded by the coding sequence ATGGATGCGCTTTCACGGGTTGCGGCCCAGGTCCTGGACAGCGCCCTGCCCAGCCTGCCGCTGTACCTGCTGCAGGCCACCGCGGTGATCGGCATGATCGGCGTGCTGCTGATCGCCACCCGCCGTGCCGGCCATGCCATCGAAGGCCGCCGGCTGTACGTGGGCGTGGCGCTGGGCCTGATCTACCTGTTCAATTCCTGGTTCGTGGCCCGCTATACCCAGGGGGTGGTCAAGCTCCACCTCGGCTTCGATATCCTGTTGATCAGTGGTCTGCTCGGCGGCTGGCGCGGCGGCCTGGCCTGTCTCGCCGGCAGCCTGATGGCGCGCTACCAGTTTTCGGGTACGCAGTTCTTCCTGCCTGCCAGCCTCGAGTCCACCCTGCAGATGCTGGCCGGCATCTGGCTGCGTCGTCGCCTGCACCCGCGCATGCTCGGCGAACTCTCGCTGCGCATCCTCCTGCAGGCGTGGGGGGTGCGCATCGTGGTCACCGCCCTCGGCCTGGCGCTGGGCGTGGCGATCATCGGCGCCGCCCACCTGCCGGTGGAAGAACTGGCAATCCAGCGTTTGCTGGCGTTGCCGCTTTCGCTGCTGATGCTCGGCGCGGTGTTCGCGCTGGTCTACAACGACGCGCAGATCGATGCGCAGCGTCAGCGCGAACAGGCCTGGCTGCGCGTCGATCCGATCAGTGGGCTGCCGAACATGCGTGCACTGGGCGAACGCCTGCAGCAGGTCTGGCGCGACAACGACGGCGTCGGCAAGGCCTGCCTGATCGTGGCCGAGATGGGCAACCTGCGCGACCTGCGCCTTCGCTATGGGCCCTTGCAGGACAACGGGCTGTGGCGACGCGACAGCAGCGACGACGTGCGTCGGCTGCTGCCGCCGCTACCCGCAGAGCGGGTGGAGATCTACCAGTTTGGCGACGCCGCGCTGGCGATCCTGATCCATGGCCTGTCGCTGCCCGAACTGCGCGTGCAGCCGCAGATTGCCGAACTGGCCTCCAACCTGGCCGACCGGGTTGCGCAGGACTGGCCGGGCTTCCGGCCGCTGTTCCGTTGCGCGGTGGTGGAACTGAAGCCTCCAGGTGATGCCGACGATGGCCATCTGCCGTTCCGCGCGATCACCCTGGCACTGAGTGCGATCGAATCAGGCGTGGTGTTTTTCGATGATCCGATCCAGCGCGACAGCGAGATCGACGCCCTGATCGAGAGCGCGCTCGATCATTGGCTGCAGCAGGGTGACGCCCCGCTGTGCTACCAGCCCAAGCATCGCCTGCATGATCGGCAGCTGGTGGGTGCCGAGGCGCTGCTGCGCATGCGCGATGGTGAAGGGCGCGCCATCGCACCGATGCGGGTAATCGCGCTGGTGCGTCGGCACGGCCGGCTGGCGGACCTGGAGTGGGCCACGCTGCGTTCGGCGGTGCGTTTCCTGCAGCACAGCCAGCAGGACGTCGCCGCGCTGACCATCGCCGTCAACGTCTCGGCCGAATCACTGCGCCTGCCCGACTTCGGCCTGCGCCTGCAGGAGCTGCTGCAGCTGCATGCCGTGGCCGGTGCGAGGCTGCGCCTGGAGATCGTCGAGTGGACGGAGATCGTCGAGCGCGACGTCGTCGACGCCAACATCGCCCAGTTGCTCGCTGCCGGCGTGACGTTGTCGCTGGATGATTTCGGTGCCGGCTACTCCACGCTCATCCTGCTTTCGCAGCTGGCCATCGCCGAGGTCAAGATCGAGCAGTCGCTGATCGCCACACTGGCCGATGCGAAATCGCAGTCCATTGTCCGCTTCATCGTCGAGGTTGCTCATCGCTGCGGCGCGATCGTGGTGGCCGAGGGCACCGAAACACTGGCGCAGGAACAGCAGCTGCGTGCGTTGGGGGTGGATGTCGGACAGGGCTACCTGTACTCGGCGGCGCTGCCGGCCGCCGAGTTCCGCCAGCTTGCGGCACGCTAG
- a CDS encoding TetR/AcrR family transcriptional regulator, whose product MPRAPQRLTDRKREAIVRAAVEEFRAAGYEATSMDRIAEVAGVSKRTVYNHFPSKEALFSMILEELWERSVASDTLPYRADQPLEAQLLQLLGQKLELLSDANFIDLARVAMAEIIHSPERAQAIVCRMGEKESGESAWIRAAMADGRLRAVDPEFAGHQLHGLVKSFAFWPQVTMGQAPLSAAERTRVAESAVAMFLGFYAI is encoded by the coding sequence ATGCCCCGTGCCCCGCAACGCCTGACCGACCGCAAACGCGAGGCCATCGTGCGCGCGGCGGTCGAGGAGTTCCGTGCAGCGGGCTACGAGGCCACCAGCATGGATCGCATTGCCGAAGTGGCGGGGGTGTCCAAGCGCACCGTCTACAACCACTTCCCGAGCAAGGAAGCGCTGTTCTCGATGATCCTGGAGGAGTTGTGGGAGCGCAGCGTTGCCAGCGACACACTGCCGTACCGCGCCGACCAGCCATTGGAGGCGCAGTTGCTGCAACTGCTGGGCCAGAAGCTGGAGCTGCTCAGCGACGCCAACTTCATCGACCTGGCGCGGGTGGCAATGGCCGAGATCATCCATTCCCCCGAGCGCGCGCAGGCCATCGTCTGCCGCATGGGCGAGAAGGAGAGCGGCGAGAGTGCCTGGATCCGCGCCGCGATGGCCGATGGCCGGCTGCGCGCGGTCGATCCGGAGTTTGCCGGCCACCAGCTGCACGGGCTGGTGAAGAGCTTTGCGTTCTGGCCGCAGGTGACGATGGGGCAGGCGCCGTTGAGTGCGGCCGAACGCACGCGCGTGGCCGAGTCGGCGGTGGCGATGTTCCTGGGCTTCTACGCGATCTGA